A single genomic interval of Spirosoma linguale DSM 74 harbors:
- a CDS encoding response regulator receiver sensor signal transduction histidine kinase (PFAM: response regulator receiver; ATP-binding region ATPase domain protein~SMART: response regulator receiver; ATP-binding region ATPase domain protein~KEGG: lch:Lcho_2296 response regulator receiver sensor signal transduction histidine kinase), with the protein MTTQILLVEDEAQIRENVAELLTLHGFQVETAVNGREGISQALLQQPDLILCDIMMPEVDGYQVLDVVRNNRSTANIPFIFLTAKTEPADLRRGMVMGADDYLTKPFTFQSLLSAIESRLQREAMRKADLKAQMENFRHSLASVSVHEYNTCLTGIIGFASMLTDPSQGFNGEETQMMLSMIKVSGLRLKRSLDNIQLMDLLQKMEPSHPEYAYYASGSSTISAELVTACVESIELRLDKKVDWRQEVATAQLQLSAINLKKCLEELIDNAFKFSYPDQTVHMFGEPDGAGYRFTITNSGQPFTPENDASIAPYVQFDRKKYEQQGFGIGLSIVRAIVELNNGRLSIESPSAGFTKAVIWLPRGD; encoded by the coding sequence ATGACTACTCAAATTTTACTCGTTGAAGACGAAGCCCAAATCCGAGAAAACGTAGCTGAACTGCTTACGCTACATGGCTTTCAGGTAGAAACAGCCGTGAATGGTCGTGAGGGTATAAGCCAGGCTTTGTTACAGCAACCAGATTTAATTTTGTGTGATATCATGATGCCCGAAGTTGATGGGTATCAAGTACTGGATGTTGTCCGTAATAATCGGTCGACCGCCAATATTCCATTTATCTTTTTGACCGCCAAAACCGAACCTGCCGACCTGCGCCGTGGTATGGTCATGGGGGCTGACGATTACCTGACAAAACCCTTTACATTCCAGAGTCTGCTCAGCGCCATCGAAAGCCGGTTACAACGGGAGGCAATGCGGAAAGCAGATTTAAAGGCGCAGATGGAAAACTTTCGTCACTCCCTGGCGTCGGTGTCGGTTCATGAGTACAACACTTGTCTTACGGGTATAATTGGGTTTGCTTCGATGTTAACCGACCCAAGTCAGGGATTTAACGGCGAGGAGACACAGATGATGCTCAGCATGATTAAGGTGAGTGGCCTGCGGCTGAAACGCTCGCTGGATAATATCCAGTTGATGGACCTGTTACAAAAAATGGAGCCATCACATCCTGAGTACGCATACTATGCAAGCGGCAGCTCCACCATTTCAGCAGAACTTGTTACGGCCTGTGTCGAGTCAATTGAACTCCGGCTGGATAAAAAAGTAGACTGGCGGCAGGAAGTGGCTACTGCGCAACTTCAGCTTTCAGCTATAAATTTGAAAAAGTGCCTCGAAGAGTTAATCGATAACGCCTTTAAGTTCTCTTATCCCGACCAGACCGTCCATATGTTCGGCGAACCGGATGGAGCAGGGTATCGCTTTACCATCACCAACTCAGGCCAGCCGTTTACACCCGAAAACGATGCAAGTATTGCACCTTACGTGCAGTTTGACCGGAAAAAATACGAACAGCAGGGGTTCGGTATAGGCTTGTCTATCGTGCGCGCAATCGTGGAGTTAAATAATGGAAGGTTATCGATCGAGAGCCCGTCAGCGGGCTTTACCAAAGCAGTGATTTGGCTACCCCGTGGAGATTAA